From the Deinococcus aestuarii genome, the window GGGCGTGATCGGCCAGCCCGAGCCCGTGGGCATCGCCCTGCGCAAGGACAACACGGCGCTCAGGGCCGCCGTCGACCGGGCGCTGACCCAGATCAAGGCGGACGGTACGTACGCGAAGATCAGCCGCCAGTGGTTCGGGCAGGACGTGAGCCAGCCCGGGAAGTAAGCCCTCTGGGCGGCGGGACGCGGGGAGGAAATGCCCCGGGCGTCCCGTCGCCGTTTAAGGTGAGCCCCGTGGACCTCTCCTTCATTCTGCAAAGCGCCCTCCAGGCCCTGCCCGTCCTGATCCAGGGGGCGGGCGTCACGCTGGCCTTCGCGCTCGCGGCGATGGTGCTGGGGCTGCCGCTGGGCTTTCTGGTGGCCCTCGCGCGGCTCTCCAGGTTCGCCTTCCTGCGAGGGTTGACGGGCCTGTACGTGTCCTTTATCCGGGGGACGCCCCTGCTGGTGCAGATTTTCGTCATCTACTACGGGCTGCCGAGTTTCGGGATCACGCTCAGCCCGGTCGTGGGCGGCGTGCTGGCCCTGACGCTCAACGCGGGCGCCTACCTCTCGGAGACGATCCGGGCGGCGATCCTGTCGGTGGGGCGGGGGCAGCGGGAGGCGGCGTACAGCCTGGGGCTGACG encodes:
- a CDS encoding amino acid ABC transporter permease; translated protein: MDLSFILQSALQALPVLIQGAGVTLAFALAAMVLGLPLGFLVALARLSRFAFLRGLTGLYVSFIRGTPLLVQIFVIYYGLPSFGITLSPVVGGVLALTLNAGAYLSETIRAAILSVGRGQREAAYSLGLTGAQTMRLIVLPQALRVAAPSLGNSLIGLVKDTSLVSVITVVELLRSAQLVIARTFEPFGPYIMAALLYWAISGILEVVQRRVERRLSRGTV